One segment of Panicum virgatum strain AP13 chromosome 1K, P.virgatum_v5, whole genome shotgun sequence DNA contains the following:
- the LOC120665283 gene encoding nuclear transcription factor Y subunit C-4-like, with translation MEPSSQPQPVMGVATGGSQAYPAAASYAPPAMVPGAPAVVPPGSQPAAPFANPAQLSAQHQMVYQQAQQFHQQLQQQQQQQLREFWTTQMDEIEQTTDFKNHTLPLARIKKIMKADEDVRMISAEAPVVFAKACEVFILELTLRSWMHTEENKRRTLQKNDIAAAITRTDIYDFLVDIIPRDEMKEEGLGLPRVGLPPAVGAPGDSYPPYYYMTAQQMPPGGGMVYGGQQGHPVTYMWQQPQGHEEEPPEEQQQQQRST, from the coding sequence ATGGAACCATCCTCACAGCCGCAGCCTGTGATGGGTGTTGCTACTGGTGGATCACAAGCTTatcctgctgctgcttcctaTGCGCCTCCAGCAATGGTACCTGGAGCTCCTGCTGTTGTTCCTCCTGGCTCACAGCCAGCAGCACCATTTGCCAATCCAGCTCAACTCAGCGCTCAGCACCAGATGGTCTACCAACAAGCTCAGCAATTTCACCAACAActgcagcaacagcaacagcagcagctcaGAGAGTTCTGGACTACCCAGATGGATGAGATCGAGCAGACAACTGACTTCAAGAACCACACCTTGCCACTTGCAAGGATAAAGAAGATAATGAAGGCTGATGAGGATGTGCGGATGATTTCTGCAGAAGCTCCTGTTGTCTTTGCGAAGGCATGTGAGGTATTCATATTGGAGCTGACATTGAGATCATGGATGCACACAGAAGAGAACAAGCGCCGGACCTTACAGAAGAACGACATTGCAGCTGCCATCACTAGGACTGACATATATGACTTCCTGGTGGACATAATTCCTAGGGATGAAATGAAAGAAGAGGGACTTGGACTTCCAAGGGTTGGCTTGCCGCCTGCTGTGGGGGCACCGGGTGATAGCTATCCACCATATTACTATATGACAGCACAGCAGATGCCACCAGGAGGTGGAATGGTATATGGTGGCCAGCAGGGTCACCCGGTTACGTATATGTGGCAGCAGCCTCAGGGGCACGAGGAAGAGCCTCCtgaagagcagcagcagcagcaacgatCCACCTGA